AATGGCAGCATCTAACTCTCTTTCCAGAGTTTCTACTCTTTGTTCAAGAACCTATATGCAAAAGATAGACAGAAATGAGTTTCTACTCTTTGTTCAACAACCTATATGCAAAAGATAGATAGAAATAAGACCCCTGGTACTTTATGGGAAAAAGTCTCTACTCTTCGTCATATGCTAGTGGGCAAAAGAATTAGGAAGTAAATTCTGACTAATAAAGCAAGGTTTACATCTGGTTTCTGTTTCAAGCCATTTTAATGTTctcaaagatgaaaaagatgttttccaaaaacaatgatgtgtgtgtataaacaaaaacaaaaactgaaAGCTCTCAGAAATATCTTattgttttcattaattttccaTAGTTTTCCAGTTGAAATAGTTTTCAGCAAAATGTAAAACCCACAAATGCTTCCAGATATAAGTTGATGAATTTTAGGTTATTATAGATATATATGctaaaatttcaaacataGCTAGTGTGCATTACTTTCTCCCATACAGTAGTCCAAGATGCTGAATTCTCTCATATAATCCCAATTACCAACCAATTTACAAATAGAAAACATCTTACAATACATTAAACCAATTGGCTTGTTGCTACAAGGAACTTCTGACCAACCTTCTTCTCTGAAGCACCATAAACATGTGATAAGGATGATTCTATGTTTCCTATCAGAAAAAAAGACTATGATAAGGTTGATTTACTATACTTAATGTGATAATGAATTTTCAATATACACATTGTTTACCATTTCGAGTGCAACTACTATCTTCTTACTAAATTTCTATCCActttatttaagaattttacaGGTTCCCGCGacataaaagaagaaatgatttcaatttcatgGTTCTCTGCATCTCTCATTAGCCCTTAGTTTATCCTTCTTCCTCATTACAAGTTATCTCCAACCCATTGACATATTCATACTCTCTTCTATCTGTTTCCATCTTTTTCCTCTCATCATTGAATTTCTTGGTTCCTCTCAGGTCTTACGATCCAAAGTTCATTCTGCAAGTCTCTATAATGTCAAACTTTGCTATGTTCGGTATTGTGGTTGGGTAGCTGTAGCATGAAAGCTATAGTATTAAAGTGTTTGGCAAACACTTACTACTATGATTTGGAAGCTAAGTTGATTCTATCCCACGCTTGTATAACTAAAAACCTATAAtacttttactctttttttcaaaattatgatttaaaaatcattcttACTATACAATATCAACTTTTAGTTAAAAGTTACAGATAAAAGTTACTATACAATATCATCTCACAGCCCACACCACCTCATTACCAAACAACACCTATATAAAATGTGTCTCCTAGTTCAATTGAAGAATACATAGTCCGAATGAACACAACTACCTTTCTTCCATACAATACTTAAAGCAAATAACAAACATAGACTAAAACATCTTGACCCAGTTATAAATCAGACAACAAATGATGACCcactattttgatatttgtaaCAATCCCAAAACCTCGGAACACAGTCCGACatacaaaatataagaatCAAAGACTGCTAATAAAATTCAATGCACAGAGAATTaacaaaagaatgaaaaagaatatattaaaattaaataaatggtgGAACCCAAGATCAAATCAGACCAACGTagttaaataaacaatcacACAGCATTGGAAGTTGACAAACGAAAAAACGAGATCAGGACAGCATAGAGCGAGAAGAAAGACAAACTTTGATGGTTCTAGATTGTTCAGAGCTAAGAGAGGCTTTGGCGAAGGTGTCATCATCGACAAAGACAGCTTTCTTGAGGAGCAGACTTTGGAGAGATTCTAAATTTGAAGACATCTCCATTAGATTGGCTATGGCTCCTCTCCATCTCTCCTCGCTTCCTTTCATCTTCTGCTTCTCTTTGTCTTTCTCCTGCTCcatttttgaaacttttaattttgccTATTTTGCCGTTTCCCCACTTTCGATCTGTGAGAAGCAAGCACCAATAGATTTCCATTGGGTCATTCTTTGATTAGTGATAGTCACACCCGCCCTCCTCTACATTAGCCGTCCAACTAataccatttattttaatacctATTGTATCcgtatattaaattatttaaaaagataattttagagatggccaatagGCCTCGCCAAAATAGAAGACCCCATGTAAACTCATGCTCTCGCTGTGTCATATCCATTATATCTTCATGTCATCCTTCATTCTTTTCTTAAGCTTACCCATCACGTGTTGATCTCACGCGTCCTGTGACAGGCCGTGTTGTATACTGTGCCtgaaaaaaacacaataaacaattttttattttttatttttttaagaggaCAAGCTAAGGTGTCGGTGTGTTTTTCAAGACCATGCACTACTTTTGGATCCAAGTGCATTTACTTAAATTCAATACAATCAAAAGTTTTGAACTCAAAtccatatttaataataataactaaataatagtggagaatataatattaaccGCTAAGTTAGATTTTGTAgtattaaaattcttttttaacacTTAACAGCAATagcattaataaatttttactaaaaattaatttaatcgcTAACTTGAACTAATATAAAGTCATAAATCATAGtccataaataacattaatgatattatctattcatttaataaattataaatataaaataataaagtttttttaaaattaagaattaaatgaatttaaaaaatttaccccaaaaaattgattaaaagattaaatttcaagttatttataaaatcataaattttaagtctacttccattaaataatttttctttaatatactTTGACTCGCATGCTATTGATGACCTATGGATCATGTGCTAATCTACCAATAAAACGTGCTTATTGAAGGCTTTTTTACATACCGTGCTTGAGCACATCTCTAATCATACTGTGCTTTTGAGACCcaatctaaaattctcaacCTAACCCAACTCACGTGCATACTATGCCATGTTCCATAATGTGTCATACCGTGTTGTACGAGTACGTGCTGTGCCTGTGTCATGCCATGTGCCGCTCAACCCGTCTGCCATCTCTCAATAGCATGTAAGTATACTCATCTGATAATTTCGTTTTTCTTCTATTATCTTTGGCAAATTTGTGCTTTCTTTGCCCAATGAATTTCATATAGCTCTAATTTGATATAAGTCAACAAagtcattattaatattataagtaaaactagttgatataaatgaaaatacaacGCAGTCAAAATGATGCCACCATGCCATCCTCATTGCTTTTTAATTGTGGGTAGCAATACAAAACCAATAGAAGATACAAAAGCCAATTAGTGAGTTGTACTCAAGTTTATTTATAAGGGGcagtttacttttttttttttttacttaataacttaaattgacttaatttcaatcaattaatgtattaagtttacttattttctcaacttaatgaaaattttcagctattaagtaattaatgtgtcattttattttttttatttaaaatctaaatagaCCTTAAATGatctgaaatttgaatataacTAAATGTTTGCATCCGACTAacatgtttattattatttttatctgaatctctaaaaataagtattaatttgtttgttttttcaaccTTAAAAACTAAAAGCATGTATCTTTACATCTGTATCCTtactaaatttgaatgtcaaataattatatatatatatatataggtactataatattttatcataagTAAAATCAcgttcaagtgaatacataatgattttagtattataatatacaaatttcttttaaaataaaacagattaaataattacattaaaaagcttaagaataatatttttgattaCCGATAATGGAAGATTGAAAAAGTTGATGAAAAAAGCAAATTAAGGAGGGATTCCATGacaacttgaaaaataaagatgagatTATTAGTGGTTAACATGTATGGGTGGGCTTTAGGATaggcatgaaaaataaataataaaggaaggatatttttgacattcgAAATTAGTTggctaatttaaatttctccATTCAGTAAAATAGCAAAAAActtggcttattttattaagtcaaaattatctaaaaagtttcattaagttataaaaacaaacacttctaattaacttaattaattaagtcaaGTCACtttaaatcattaagttaaaaaacaaacaccctCTAAGTTATTATGCCAATTTTTTTAGCCTTCTATGTAATtcaaaaagtttaaataatatcattattagATACTctctaaaatatctttaactaattaattaattttcatccttaccttaataaaatctaataattagcTTTATTACTGATCTctataacttgtgataataaaatggtagactattattatttttatcttttattttcttcaaattagcattatttatcttcataattgttttttgattatttttcatataagaACATCATGGAATACAATAAAATCGATTGACATATACTAATATAGAATACAAAGGTTtatattcaattgaaaatgatttttattatgataatatattatcttatttaagttctttgagatgtttattatttgtttaacatttataatctATAAAGATACAAATGTAGAAATACtagttttcagattttttttaggttaaagaaatgaacaatttaatatttgttttcagCAATTCATACAATTGTATTCaaaattcagactaattcagatttatttagatttcagaccaagaaaaaaaacacaacCTATGTTTTTTAAGATGTGGTGtatgaaaaaatatcataaaatttataataaggGTAAATAGGGATTTGATGGCATATAACAAgagataaatattattttaaaatttttagtgtaATTAATTTAGGGATGACGATGGGGAGGAGAGGGAAGGGGACTGATATCCCTATATCTATCATGATATTTTGTATATGTCCCGGTTCCCTTCCCATCTCCATTCGTATTGCTTGAGGGGAAGGGATGGGGATCCCTGAATAATAGATAATCCCCGAGGGTTTTCGATCCTCGAATAATTGATACATTTTTAATCTTCGAACatgatttaatcatattaaaataaaaaaagtgtaaataaAGTTTGGCAATATCTCTTACattaagattaatttattacaaaagtcacacgacaaaatataaatcatcaaaataattatcttcatcaatcttcataatctaataagaaaaagaaaagaattgttttatatcaataatgaaataaatgatgaGATGATGATGCGACGTGCTACTAGACTATGTTGAGATGAAGACAAGTTGGTTGTTGGCTGTggtacaataatttaaaaagtatgaATGAGACTGTGCGAGAGTGGCTTAAGGTTTGATTTGTGGACTATGGACTTGTGGGGTTGTAGCCTTTGAGCTGTGGCTAGATCTAAATTACATCAAAGTCtttatattaactaatatttatattatttgaataaatattttgatatttattatttacaccaataattaatattttacaatctaaattttattattaattcactAACAAttctagaaaattaaaaattaaaactgaaAATGAGGAAATGAGGATTCCACCTTATCCCCCTTCCTTTTCCCAATACgaaattggataaaaaatttgttcatatttctttcccgaataagaaattaggtAAAAGATCATCATGTACCCTCAttgaatggggaaaatcctcCAAGCGTCATCTCATAGGCATTTATGTCATctccaaattaattaagagatgGGGGTTGATAACTTAAAATAAGGAGGTCCAATCAGGgtcattctttctttggtgGGCCTTTTTAATATGTGATACAactcaaaagtgtattactctaaagtataagagtgtttagttataatataacccggtGAGACCGGGGTCGAACCACATGGAGTTTTAAATCTagtaaaactaagaaaattaattgtagggaaaagaaattatttgaaattaatttaaaaataagctaagGTTTAAGATCCACTCTCTGtatttaaactataattttaatgctctctcatttatattttgcctcacttttaccaattaattattatatcatttaattctatgtgtatggataaatatataataaagtaCTTAATGTGCcacactatattaatgtgtcgacattatgtcaaaataccataaaattcagtgagatttataaattaacatgatataaaaataattagaaaagaattaaataaacttaaaaaatcatttgagaaaataataataattaatagtttgaaacattGAGCTTCACCCTTCACTtcagcttaataaaattagctactcatattgaaagaaaacacaatacactttttatttgataaactttttgaaatatattacaaagaaaattgatacaaatggaaacaagaaaaaaaaaagaaaagaaacaaagaaataaagaaattcttCAGCTGCACTCTATTCTCTCTCGGCTTAAGCTCTCAAAATAGCTCTCTCCCCTCAGCTTCCCAATACTCCGGCTTTTATAGGCAACAATTGCCTCATCTTCATTCTTttgattcttatttaatttattattattttattttttataatttaaataaatgttgaGAAGTGTGATGGCCAGGAGGCGTGATggcctcctgaccatcacaGGCAACCAATGTTTTGGTTGCCTTTtactcttttgtctttttgttcttttttttattttttatttttttattattagatctCCTCAATTGTGTTCCAGTAGTTCTTTTTTGTTCCtgctttcaattccaattccatctttattcctgaaaaatatttacaagataaaaattaacaaattacgaattaatttaacataaaatatatttggggagattaaaataatttagaaataatgaatgcattaatcgacacaataagtgaaaaactaataattttatctttattaaatgtacactttttagtgtcaatcacCCCCCCCAACAAGCTTATTGCTAGGCCCTAGCAATTTAAGCAATAAACatttagagaaatttcaaaaccaaattgaaaatttttttttttttgaaaaattgtgtttacttccttcatcagattaatgacaataatcaaataaaagtataagcattatcttcaGCCTAAAGAAAATCACACTAACTCAAAACAGTTCAGTAAAATCCTATAAAATGATCAATCATCAGAGCTACATTAATCAAGCCACTTTTAAGAATGATACagcaaaccccaaaatctcacgaTTAAGAGTGACTCTCTCAAAAGAAGATATACCCCAAATTCATttgtcactctaaaaaaaatgttaaatttgagagaataataaaataatatcacacgctctcaccaagatgaaaaaaataatgtccacaacttagaaataaaatgatctcaaaTCCAATGAATTActagcaaaatttatttttatttttatgcatcaccACATCTTTTAGTCCATATTACCAGCTtttacttcagactatagttcccaAAAATcgagaaggacttttattgggacgtaacgtaggctagggttatggctaataaaaaaaaggtaatagggaaaacaaaaatatatgtttgaaaaatagggGACTTTTTGGAGATTATaaggtgctttttttttctttttgctcggattttttttttatttttttattaattgatatatacatatcatctttcttttttttatagcacCATTATTAGGAATACATAATCATCCctatttttaaacataattgggtgatggaaaacataaaacataaggTGATACTCCTCATTGGAGTAGGAAAATATGATAGGttatcaaagaaaaagttcttttttttttcaaaggctcaaaggggttaactatggattcTTTATAATAGGGTTGGTTAGAAaagctcaaacggatcaaagatggccttctgtcatcttttagaattctataTAATCTTTCATATCCACTAGTTCAATGGACTTTTAGATGCGGctccacaattttttttttttaatattgagatcTTGTACAATAAATTGTGAAGCTGTATAGGCAAAGAAGGTTACTCTCCAAggataataggctcaaaaacttgCTTGGTCTTTTCATAACATGTACATTCCTCCAAATGGCTCAATCAATTTCACTCATCCAATTTCTCAATTTGCGTTTCAACAtgcaaaaggaaaaacatAGTGTAACATAACTCAaggccaaagataatacaaataccaaACTTTGAAAATCGTCATgttatccaatgttaaaagatcacaccgaaaaagaaaactcttttttttttttaaagaaacacTAAAAGAAATTGGGACCGATTGCAGAAACTTCAGGGAGAtgattaagagaaaaagagaaaaagaccgaaaacaaaagattagaaacattttttttaaatttttaattttttttttaatttttttaaattttttaaattttttaaattttaaattttttttttggaaggaaatacaaaaattaagaagatgcATTTCTAGAGACACTACATTCTATATtctgccatcttcgactcaaatttttatccaaagttagtctttacaacaaaaattagtaaaaacatcaCTAGGACTAagacattccacaattatcaaccattccctccccccaacctgaaggagacattgtcctcaatgtctAAAGAAAggagtagagtttagaagatatCACTTGTCCACTGCTGGAAATATTTACAgacggagagttaaatctaatttacacATTTTACGAGAGTTACTACCATCATCATTAGTTGCCCAATCCAATGCCAAGGAATATAACTCACCTTCGTCCTTTTATTGAATCCAGTTCCAATTGCAGATTATAAATACCATCCTCTATTTCCTTTAGTTGTCTTTCTAGATCTTTCACGTGAGATACTAACGctggtggttgtagatccCAAATGGgatgtaatttacaaaatcgGAGTAATTTCATCAGGTGAAATTTTACATGAAAAAGTGTTTTAAGATGATAGaaaaggaaatttttcatGGAGGTACTCATGacaagtataaaaatttggtGAGCTAAATCACAATTGTCAAacaacacacaattaaaacaatgcAATGCACTCCATTCAAGACataaggaaaatgaaaaagaaaaaaaaatcaaataattcaaacgATAAAGTAACAgtaaatcaaattcacaaaacgttaaaatgaaaaggcttaatcaaaattttggtgggtcactcaaatggATTTCAGTATCtgcttcatgtggttggtattccaGATATGGTTTCAATCTTTggccattaactttaaatgtgacaccatCCTTTGGATTCTTAATTTCTACGGCTCCATATGGATAGACatattttacaacaaatggaTCATTCcactttgactttaacttccctggaaataaatgaagacgagaattataaagcaacactttttgaccaatttcaaatgttttccgaaaaattcttttgtcatgaagaaatttggttcttgccttaataattctgGAATTCTCATATGTATCATTCCTTAATTTCCCAAGTTCATTTATTTGCAATTTACGCACATTGCCAGCATCatcaagatttgaattaaaagctttaatggcccaaaatgatttatgcTCAAGTTTTACTGGTAAATGGCAAGATTTTCCATAAACAAGCTGATAGGGTAACATTCCTAAAGATGTTCTAAAAGCAGTATGATatgcccaaagtgcatcaATTAGTCGAAAAGACCAATCTTTACGGTTTGGATTAACtgtcttttctaaaatttgttttatctccctatttgctaattcaacttgaccacTTGTTTGAGGGTGATAAGGGGTAGCAACCTTCTatgtaattccatatttcttcattaaagactcaaatggcttattacaaaaatacttacctccatcactgataatggctCGAGGTATTCCAAATctgctcaaaatattttcttttaaaaagtgGATCACAATGTTGTGATCATTGTGCCGACAAACAATTGCCTCAAtccattttgaaacataatcaacagcaaccaaaTGTATACAAATCCAAATGATGATGGAAAAGGGCCCATAAAATCAGTTCCCctacaattaaatatttcaatgatAAGGATGGGGTTTAAAGGCATCATGTTTCGCTTTGAAATAGACCCTACCATTTGACAATTCTTACACATTTTACAGAATGCATGtgaatctttaaataatgttggccaataaaatccacactgtaatatttttgcagctgtattttttgaagaaaaatggccACCGcatgcttcagaatgacaaaatTGAATGATCCTACTTACCTCGTCGTCTGGTATGCATCTTCGGAAAATTTGATCAGAGCAGTACTTGAACAGGTATGGTTCATCCCAGTAAAAGCTTTTTACTTCTGCTAAGaattttttcttgtcttgGGAACTCCAGTTACATGGCATTTCACCTGttgcaagataattaacaatattagcatGCCAAGGCATTTTGtttatagaaaacaaaaattcatcagGGAAAGAATCATTGATGGGTGTTGTTTCAATTGAAGACTCATTTGTAAGTCTTGAAAGATGATCTGCAACAACatttttgttaacatatatgtttccataatattgattttgatgataacaaacaagattaagaatgattaatcttttaagctcaaattattttttatacattttaaataaatcattatttttacattataaatgttttatatttaatggaaaaatgattttatgaaatttattgtttttattctttttaaataaatcattattttcacattataaatgtttcttatttaatggaaaaatgattttatgaaattggttgtttttcaaagtttatggtttaattgaaagaattttgaaaactttgaaataaacaagtattgcttgaatttttggtaaaggacttatttgaaaagtgtcatatCATTTTTGgctatattataatttcagaaagttttgggattaacaaagcattacttagaaattctgaaattggacccatttgtaaagttttataacgttttgggtcatactataattttataacgttttggggtcaaactaaaaatttggaaaatttttcactgtagcaggttactgtagcatccggcttaccggatataAAAATCGAAAAACTGAATATTGGGCAGAATGTATCCATAacgaaaacggcttaccggatttcgtaaccggcaagccggttagtcaaaattcaaatttttaccttaacggtaacataaatctGGCTTACCGAATtccataaacggcaaaccAGATACGCCCagaatgtgcataacggctagtaacggctagtttttgagctcacactatataaactcaaaaccaatttatttttgggaatccaagcaagcaagaacaagtgcacacaacatatattgagcttcaacttcgtgaatcatcatttattaaatcatctttgttcttcaatttgtatatccactcttaaagagagattaattgttgtatttttcatttctcatcaaattgtgagagtacaagtgtgagaaacacttggagtgaagagattggagagataatctcttgttgtaaggtttattgacaccttgaagtcaattgtaaacgtttgaagccttggaaaggcttggatagtgaaatcttcaaacccggtgtgcttggaggcgtggacgtaggcggggattgccgaaccacgtaaaaatccttgagtttgctttctctttccttactcatttattattgtgctttcattgaatttattgttttcgaatttattaaggcactagattggatttgtgtgtggtttgcttagcttaatttttaaaatcccaattcacccccctcttggattgcctagttagtatttcatttggtatcagagcgaggtgctcttgtgtagacttaaccgtctagagttaaagatctATGGTAACCCATAATGACTCAAtctttagggaaggacaattCACAATtagaccaccgttctttgacggtaatgactacccatattgaaaaactaggatgagaatttatttacaagctttagattatgaaatatgggaaattgtttgtgatggtccatttatgcctttgactaaaaacgaggtcggggaagatattccaaaaccttcacgggaatggaatgaattggaaaagagaaaagctactctaaattccaaagctatgaatgccttgttttgtgcactagataagaaagaatttcatagagtatctagttgtgagagtgctaatgaaatttggcacaaacttgaagttgtttatgaaggcacaaatcaagtgaaagagtctaaaattagtaggtacactcagcaatatgaattgttccaaatggaacaaaatgagagtgtgtattctatgtatactagatttatggatatagtgaacactctaggagccctaggaaagacttTTTCAAATCGCGATAaggttaagaaaattattaggtctctacctaaggaatggagaccaaaaaggactgccattgaggaagccaaggatttaaatatcttacctattgatgatttaattggttctcttatttcttatgaggaagaCTTGGCAGCCGAAAGAGgcaatgaggagaagaagaaaaacattgctctcaaagcctcgaaacatgagagtgatgaggaaagcgagCTGGATGAGGAAGAAATGGATATGCTGGCTAGGAGGTTcagaaaaatttttaagaaatccgGTGAGCGAAGAAAATTTAGAGACCTCAAGAAccgaaaggagaagaaggaattaATCAAATGTTATGAGTGCAAGAAGCTTGGCCATATAAGAACCGAAtgtcctcttctcaacaagctcaagaaaaaagcaatggtagccacatgggatgatagcgatgaagaaacaagtgatgatgaagagcatcaagaaatgacaaatttagctctcatggcaattggagatgaatcgaatgatgaacttgatgaggtaaatgatctttttacttatgatgaattatatgatgcttttaaagaattgcatgataattggataaaaattggtaaaaagaatgcatgtcttaaaaagaaaatggtagagctcaaaaatgaaaatgaatctctatgtgcaaagattacatgcctagaattagagaataaaacattgcatgatagagttgcattatcaaatgagaaacttagcacttcacatgagcatctaGAATCACATATAgataacttgaaaaatgaaaaggatgctttacaaaaatgcaatgattcattaaatgaaaagattaaaggactagagttagataataaaatgctgcatgatagaattgcatcattCACATGTAAACAAAGTACTTCGTATGAGCATGAgaaatcacatgttgatgaattaataaatgaaaatgaaacgcTTAAGAAAAGGAGCAATGAGTTGaatgagattgttttg
This window of the Citrus sinensis cultivar Valencia sweet orange chromosome 8, DVS_A1.0, whole genome shotgun sequence genome carries:
- the LOC102616235 gene encoding uncharacterized protein LOC102616235 isoform X1, which gives rise to MEQEKDKEKQKMKGSEERWRGAIANLMEMSSNLESLQSLLLKKAVFVDDDTFAKASLSSEQSRTIKVLEQRVETLERELDAAITAAAHARLEKRQAEAAQKAAELRAQEITKELENTTKVFELHMEELRAKQEEISKRDKEIKLLEAIIQTLGAKESHSTSG
- the LOC102616235 gene encoding uncharacterized protein LOC102616235 isoform X2; translated protein: MEQEKDKEKQKMKGSEERWRGAIANLMEMSSNLESLQSLLLKKAVFVDDDTFAKASLSSEQSRTIKVLEQRVETLERELDAAITAAAHARLEKRQAEAAQKAAELRAQEITKELENTTIFELHMEELRAKQEEISKRDKEIKLLEAIIQTLGAKESHSTSG
- the LOC102616235 gene encoding uncharacterized protein LOC102616235 isoform X3, producing the protein MEQEKDKEKQKMKGSEERWRGAIANLMEMSSNLESLQSLLLKKAVFVDDDTFAKASLSSEQSRTIKVLEQRVETLERELDAAITAAAHARLEKRQAEAAQKAAELRAQEITKELENTTIISPYLLRIFLYYTWSYKTEEHKLKYD